A segment of the Candidatus Binataceae bacterium genome:
GCCATCATCGTCACCATCAACGTTCTCTCGCTGAGCGCGGCCTCGGGGCCGAGATTCAACCGTTCCGCCAACCTGGCCGCGGCGGCCAGGACCGCTATACCCGCCGCGAACAGTCCCGCCGCCCACCAGAGCGCCGCCCAATTTGTGAGAAAGGCGTGGACCGCCGGCCGATGCAGAAGGGGCAAACCCTCGTAAACGCAGACAAACTCGCCGCGCGCGGCGGCCCGCGCCCGCCACGCCATCGTCCTGGCCCACATCCGCGGCGTTTCGAGCGGAGCTACACATACAAGCGCCGCCATCTCCAGGCCCGCGGCTTCCAGCAGCCAGGCAATCACCGTCAGCCCTTTAACCGTTCGCATCATTCGCCTCCCTCGATCGCCTTGAGCAGGTAGCCGCCGTCCGGGGCGCAACCCTCCACCCGCACGATCTCCGCAATCCTGCGTGCGCCCTCCGGACGGCGGGAGATGAAAATCAAGAGATTGACGCTCTCGGCGATGAGTCTCGGATTGGCCGGCACGCCCGCTTCCTGCATAAGACTCTCCAACCTGAGCAACGCGGCGCGGGCGCTGTTGGCGTGAATCGTGGTGAAACCGCCTGAGTGGCCGGTGTTCCAAGCCTTCAGCAGGTCGAGCGCCTCGCCGCCGCGCACCTCGCCGACGATGATCCGGTCGGGCCGCATCCGCAGCATCTCGCGCACGTGCCGGCGCATATCGGCGCCCCCGCGCGCAATCCTGCGGATCGCGTTGTTGGCGTCGATGCGAAACTCCGGTTCGTCCTCAATGATTCCCAGCCGCTCGTCGGGGAAGAGTTCCGACACTCGCGCAATCAACGCGTTGAGCAGCGTGGTCTTGCCGGCGCTGGTCCCGCCGATGGCGACGATGTTGTCGCGGCGGCGGATGGCGTGGTCGATGACCGCCAGTCGCCACGGCGCTTCAATGAATTCCGCCAGCGGACGTACCGCCCGCCAGTGCAGCCGGATAGAAAAGGTGGGTCCGTCCGACGCCGGCGGCAGGCAGGCCGAAAACCGCGCGCCGTTGGGCAGGACCAGATTCAGGAAGGGAGCGCCTGCGTCGATCGCCTTGCCGTTGGCCGCCGCGAGGAACCGGATCGCCGTCTCCACCTGCGCCGCCGGCAACCTGACCCCCAGCGCCCGCATGCCGCCCGCGCCGAAGTCCGCAAACAAAGGGCAGGCGCCAGTGGCGCCGTCGTAGTTGCCCGACAGCTCCTGGGGCTTGCCTTCGAGCAGCCTCTCGACTTCCAGCAGTTCCGCGGCTCGTCGCCACAGGAACTCATCGTGGCTTCGCGACATGACCGGCTCGCCTCTACTCCGTCGCCGACCTTCTTCACCAAAATCCCGAGCCTCGATGAGATAACTCCGAAACTCCGAGATTTTGAAAGTGTGCAATCGTTGTAGCGAAGAAAAGAGGCGCGTGTCAAGGGCCTCGTAATCGAAGAATGTAATTCTTTTTCGAGATCATACGTTTCCCGTAATCGCAAGACGCGCATGTTGATTGCGCGTCTGGCGCGCCGTACCCTGACCTGAACCTGTCGGGGAACGACCAGAAGGGGCCAAGCGATGGCGAAAACAGAACGCGGCGCCCGCATTCCGCTACGGCATCTGTCCGTTCGCGTTCCGTGGCACGATGCCGGTTGGGACGGCACGGTCTGCCGGTCACCGCAGCTGAATTCGAGCTGTCTGGCCCTTAACCGCATTGGCTCGACGAAGAACGAAGCGGCTGAAGAGCGTTACGCCGGACAGCTCCTCAGCGACATTCCCGACGAGAATGTGCCGCCCTGCTTTGCCGAGCGCGTGAACTTCCTGTCGCCCAAGCCGCAACGGCGGCTGGCACGTCACGCGTATGCGAAGACCAGTGACCATCACAAGCACATCCT
Coding sequences within it:
- a CDS encoding ATPase, T2SS/T4P/T4SS family, whose product is MSRSHDEFLWRRAAELLEVERLLEGKPQELSGNYDGATGACPLFADFGAGGMRALGVRLPAAQVETAIRFLAAANGKAIDAGAPFLNLVLPNGARFSACLPPASDGPTFSIRLHWRAVRPLAEFIEAPWRLAVIDHAIRRRDNIVAIGGTSAGKTTLLNALIARVSELFPDERLGIIEDEPEFRIDANNAIRRIARGGADMRRHVREMLRMRPDRIIVGEVRGGEALDLLKAWNTGHSGGFTTIHANSARAALLRLESLMQEAGVPANPRLIAESVNLLIFISRRPEGARRIAEIVRVEGCAPDGGYLLKAIEGGE